From Paenarthrobacter sp. A20:
CGGCTGCGCCAACACCGATGGCACGCACAGCGGCGGCACGGCTGCCAGCGGAGTCAGCGCCAGCACCGCCGTCGTGCGCGTCAGGGACAGAAGAGGCAAGGGCAAACACGCCCCGGGTGTCCACAGCCTCGTCCGAAGACCCGCCAAACCGCAAGTACGCCTCATGGATGGCTGGCCCGGAAGCGATCGCCTCGACGTGCCCGGTTCCACCGCAAACGCAGGCCAAAGGACGCCCGGAAGACACCGCAAGGGGTGAAGCAAAGTGCCCCACATGCCCGCCGACAAAACGGTGCCCCAAGACGGGAGCGCCGTCCAAGACAAAACTGCCGCCCACGCCCGTCCCGAACGCCACCATGAGTGAGCTGGAGGAACCTGCCGCCGCGCCAAGCCAGGCTTCGCCGAGAGCGTGCGCATGGACGTCGTTGACGGCCCGCACCGCAGCAGCCGGCAGCGAAAGCCGCGCAGCAAGCCCGGCCACAAGCGCAGTCCCGGCCCAGCCATGAATCGCGTCGGTCGCAGACACAACGGACCCAACAACAGCGTCAATAACCCCCGCGGAGCCGATGCCGACGCCGGAAACCGAAAGTCCGGCGTCGGCAGCGCGCTCCACCAAGCCCGCGATCAGCGCAGCGGTGGCATCGAGGATGGCTTCGCCACCAGCCCGGTTCAACGTCGGAATGGTCTCCGACATCAACACGTCGCCAGAAGGGGCAACAACCCCGGCGGCGGTTTTCGTGCCGCCGAGGTCAACGCCGATCACATGGGTCATGGAAGCGGTCATGGAACCTTAGACCAGCCCGTTCCGCTCCAGAATTGAACGAATTGCAGCCGTCTCGGAATCGTTCAGGGAAAGCATCGGCGAGCTCATCGTGTTGGACTCGATGACACCCATCACCTGCAGCGCGGTCTTGAACGCACCCAGACCAGCGGCTCCGCCGGACACGCGGCCATTGGGGGTGTAGACGATCTCGAAGACGTCGGCCAAGCGGTCCTGCTCCCTTGCCGCGAGAGCCCAGTCGCCAGCCTGGGCGGCGTCGAACAGTCGACGGTAGCCGGCCGGGTCAACGTTGCCGAGGCCGGGGACAACACCCTGCGCGCCGCCCAGGAGGGCGCCGTCCACCACAACTTCGTGACCGGTGAAGATGTCGAAGTTGGGGATGTCTTTTGCCGCGAGGAGCAGCTGGCGGAAGGAGACGTCGTCGCCGGAGGAGTCCTTGACGCCGGCAAGGACGCCATCGCGGCCGAGGCGGACCAGGAGGTCGGTGGGCAGCTTGAAGTGCGTGCGGACCGGGACGTCGTAGGCGAAGATCGGTTTCTCGATGGCGGCGTGGATGCTGCGGAAGTGCGTTTCGGTCTCCGCGGCGTTGCCAATGGCGTAGTACATGGAGGTGACCACGATCGCGTCGGCGCCGAGGTCAACCACCTTGCGCGCTTCTTCGATGACGCGGTTGGTGGTTTGTTCGTTGGCGCCCACGATCAGCGGGACGGCTCCTGCGTTGGCGTCGGCGATGGTGGAGACCACCAGCTCACGCTCGTCGTTGGTCATGTAGGGGACTTCGCCGGAGGAGCCCAGGACGAAAAGTCCGGACACACCGCCGTCGATCAGGTGCTTGGTGACGTTCTTCAGCGACGCGGTGTCGATGCTGCCGTCGGCGTGGCGGGGGGTGATGACCGGGGGGATGACGCCCTGGAACTGAGTGGACACAGAATTCTCCGTTGTTTGTAGCTTGTGAAGGGAAAAACTAGATGTGGAGCAGGCTCGGCGCGGCGCCGAGCAGCTTCTTGGTGTAGTCGTTGCTGGGGTTGTCGAAGACCTGGGTGGCTGTGCCCTGCTCGACGATCTTGCCGAAGTACATGACGCAGATGCGGTCCGAGACGTACCGGACGGTCTGGATGTCGTGCGAGATGAATACCATGCCGAGGTTCAGCTGGGTCTTCAGGTCGGACAGCAGGTTCAGGACCTGCGCGCGAACCGAAACGTCCAGGGCCGACGTCGGCTCGTCCGCCACGATGATGTCCGGATCCAAGGCCAGTGCGCGGGCGATCGCCACACGCTGGCGCTGGCCGCCGGAAACCTGCGACGGCGTCACTTCAGCTGCCGATTGCGGCAAGCCAACCAGCGCCAACAGTTCCTTGACCTTGGCAGCGCGGGAGGCTGCGTTGCCGATGCCATGGATCTGCAGCGGATCCGTCAGGATGTCCTGGATGGTCATGCGGGGGTTCAGTGCCGTCGCCGGATCCTGGAAGACCACGGAAACTGAGCGGCCGAACTGCTTGCGCATCGCTGCGTTCCGCTTGATGGCGGGCTTTCCA
This genomic window contains:
- a CDS encoding ROK family protein, whose amino-acid sequence is MTHVIGVDLGGTKTAAGVVAPSGDVLMSETIPTLNRAGGEAILDATAALIAGLVERAADAGLSVSGVGIGSAGVIDAVVGSVVSATDAIHGWAGTALVAGLAARLSLPAAAVRAVNDVHAHALGEAWLGAAAGSSSSLMVAFGTGVGGSFVLDGAPVLGHRFVGGHVGHFASPLAVSSGRPLACVCGGTGHVEAIASGPAIHEAYLRFGGSSDEAVDTRGVFALASSVPDAHDGGAGADSAGSRAAAVRAIGVGAAAAGQAVGGLINILDPETVVVSGGLADAGELWWNPMEAALRQELLAPLTSVPVVRATLGNTAAIVGAAKLVLKPSVSKGTS
- a CDS encoding dihydrodipicolinate synthase family protein — protein: MSTQFQGVIPPVITPRHADGSIDTASLKNVTKHLIDGGVSGLFVLGSSGEVPYMTNDERELVVSTIADANAGAVPLIVGANEQTTNRVIEEARKVVDLGADAIVVTSMYYAIGNAAETETHFRSIHAAIEKPIFAYDVPVRTHFKLPTDLLVRLGRDGVLAGVKDSSGDDVSFRQLLLAAKDIPNFDIFTGHEVVVDGALLGGAQGVVPGLGNVDPAGYRRLFDAAQAGDWALAAREQDRLADVFEIVYTPNGRVSGGAAGLGAFKTALQVMGVIESNTMSSPMLSLNDSETAAIRSILERNGLV
- a CDS encoding ATP-binding cassette domain-containing protein, producing MSESTGKPVIELKDVKVYHHARTGGLFRPNIVKAVDGVDFTISRGETVGIVGESGCGKSTLASVLVGLQPPTSGKVLFHGKPAIKRNAAMRKQFGRSVSVVFQDPATALNPRMTIQDILTDPLQIHGIGNAASRAAKVKELLALVGLPQSAAEVTPSQVSGGQRQRVAIARALALDPDIIVADEPTSALDVSVRAQVLNLLSDLKTQLNLGMVFISHDIQTVRYVSDRICVMYFGKIVEQGTATQVFDNPSNDYTKKLLGAAPSLLHI